In Urechidicola croceus, a single window of DNA contains:
- a CDS encoding DUF3108 domain-containing protein, which yields MKKILLAILLVSSITSFSQSNKEAFKSGEWLKYRMHYGFINAGYATINIKDTTKDGRSAYHVEGKGWTVGAFKWFFKVKDNYQTSFYKDNMKPYHFRRRVDEGGHIISRDIYFDQEGKTAFIKDHKKNTEKTVTIEDVQDMVSSFYYLRNQDVDNLNIGDELKLNMFFDYETYGFKMRYLGEEELKTTFGKIKCLKFRPLVKSGRVFEAEESLTIWITADKNKIPIRIEADLAVGSLKADLEGFKGLAHPFNIIFDN from the coding sequence ATGAAAAAAATATTACTTGCCATACTTTTAGTTTCATCTATTACATCATTCTCACAATCTAACAAAGAAGCATTTAAATCAGGAGAGTGGCTAAAATATAGAATGCATTATGGGTTTATCAATGCAGGTTATGCAACTATTAATATTAAAGATACAACCAAAGATGGACGTAGCGCTTATCATGTAGAGGGAAAAGGTTGGACTGTTGGTGCTTTTAAATGGTTTTTTAAAGTAAAAGATAATTACCAGACATCTTTTTATAAAGACAATATGAAGCCTTATCACTTCAGAAGACGAGTTGATGAAGGTGGGCATATTATATCAAGAGACATTTACTTTGATCAAGAAGGTAAAACAGCCTTTATTAAAGATCATAAAAAGAATACAGAAAAAACTGTTACAATTGAAGATGTTCAAGATATGGTATCTTCATTTTATTACCTAAGAAATCAAGATGTAGATAATTTAAATATTGGTGATGAATTAAAACTCAATATGTTTTTCGACTATGAAACTTACGGATTTAAGATGCGTTATTTAGGCGAAGAAGAATTAAAAACTACTTTTGGAAAAATAAAATGTTTAAAATTTAGACCACTAGTTAAATCAGGACGTGTTTTTGAAGCAGAGGAAAGTTTAACAATTTGGATTACAGCCGACAAAAATAAAATTCCAATCAGAATTGAAGCAGACCTTGCTGTAGGCTCATTAAAAGCAGACCTCGAGGGGTTTAAAGGATTAGCACATCCTTTTAACATAATTTTCGACAATTAA
- a CDS encoding tryptophan 2,3-dioxygenase family protein: MSKDEILRKIEEKYNDLGIPTESMLEGLLHSKPITYWDYIQTGPLLSLQAQRTTLPDEKVFIMYHQINELLFKMILWEMTQISRKKELTTSFFTSRLGRISRYFDMLTTSFSIMGDGMDAEQYMKFRQTLTPASGFQSAQYRMIEFASTEVINLIDIRFRDKIDKNCSYEHAFEHLYWQAAGKDHETGEKIILLELFEKKYKNRFLRFMEEYHKTNLWSRFKELPEVDKKNVDLVNAMRHYDHTVNVNWVMAHYNTAGKYLNSGDVEIEATGGSHWRKYMHPKYQRRIFFPDLWNEEELKNWGISNLDGCKILTEL, from the coding sequence ATGAGCAAAGATGAAATTTTAAGAAAAATTGAAGAAAAATACAATGATTTAGGCATTCCGACAGAATCAATGCTTGAAGGTTTACTACACAGTAAACCAATCACCTACTGGGATTATATTCAAACTGGACCTCTTTTATCATTACAAGCCCAACGAACAACTTTGCCAGATGAAAAAGTGTTCATTATGTATCATCAAATCAATGAATTATTGTTTAAAATGATACTTTGGGAAATGACTCAGATTTCAAGAAAAAAAGAGTTAACCACCTCTTTTTTCACTTCAAGACTTGGGCGTATAAGCCGTTATTTTGATATGCTAACAACCTCTTTTTCTATTATGGGAGATGGTATGGATGCTGAACAGTATATGAAATTTCGCCAAACCTTAACTCCTGCTAGCGGTTTTCAAAGTGCTCAATATAGAATGATTGAATTTGCTTCGACAGAAGTTATAAATTTAATTGATATTAGGTTTAGAGATAAAATTGACAAAAATTGTTCTTATGAACATGCTTTCGAACATTTATATTGGCAAGCCGCAGGAAAAGATCACGAAACAGGTGAAAAAATAATTTTATTAGAATTATTTGAAAAAAAATATAAAAATCGCTTTTTAAGATTCATGGAGGAGTACCATAAAACTAATTTGTGGAGTCGATTTAAAGAACTACCTGAAGTTGATAAAAAAAATGTTGATTTAGTTAATGCAATGCGTCATTATGATCATACAGTAAATGTAAATTGGGTCATGGCTCATTATAATACTGCCGGAAAATATTTAAACAGTGGAGATGTTGAAATTGAAGCAACAGGAGGTAGCCACTGGAGAAAATATATGCATCCAAAATATCAGCGTAGAATTTTCTTCCCAGATTTATGGAATGAAGAAGAACTTAAAAATTGGGGAATCAGCAATCTAGATGGCTGTAAAATTTTAACTGAATTATAA
- a CDS encoding NifU family protein → MEDLKIKVEQALEEIRPFLITDGGNIKLIDIEDNIVKVQLEGACISCSVNQMTLRNGVEATIKKYAPQIEKVIEVSQV, encoded by the coding sequence ATGGAAGATTTAAAAATAAAAGTAGAACAAGCGCTAGAAGAAATTAGACCTTTTTTAATTACTGATGGCGGAAATATTAAACTTATCGATATTGAAGATAATATCGTAAAAGTTCAATTAGAAGGAGCTTGTATAAGTTGTTCTGTAAATCAAATGACACTTAGAAATGGTGTTGAGGCTACAATTAAAAAATATGCACCTCAAATTGAAAAAGTAATAGAAGTTAGTCAAGTTTAA
- a CDS encoding peptidoglycan DD-metalloendopeptidase family protein produces the protein MKKYFALLIGALLFVACKEKRTLVSVDQPQPETPVSIYEFGYNLDDYLVIKDTIQKGESFGVILDRNHVGYPVINKIAATIKDTFDVRKLRAGKPYTLLAKKDSTEQGQVFIYQHNKIDYTIIDFTDSIIAQKVQKPVKYIEKTASGTITSSLSQTLDEQGLSAVISNDLSTIYAWTIDFFRLQKNDKFKIVYEEKFIDDSISAGIHQIKAAYFEHGGKPFYAFKFIADSTKMIEDYYDDEGKVLRRQFLKAPLKFNYRISSRYNLKRRIAIYGNRVRPHKGTDFTSPVGTPIIATANGTVTESRRKGGNGKYVKIRHNGTYSTQYLHMSKRAVKVGDVVKQGDIIGYVGMTGNTSGPHVCYRFWKNGKQVDPLKQKLPEAEPMKEEIIPVYLNSIVDMKSKIDSIVFTEISSEIAAR, from the coding sequence TTGAAAAAATATTTTGCACTATTAATTGGTGCATTGCTCTTCGTTGCCTGTAAAGAAAAAAGAACTTTGGTTTCAGTTGACCAACCTCAACCTGAAACACCTGTTTCAATTTATGAATTTGGATATAATTTAGATGATTATCTTGTCATTAAAGACACTATTCAAAAGGGAGAAAGTTTTGGTGTTATTTTAGATAGAAATCATGTTGGATATCCAGTAATAAATAAAATTGCAGCCACAATAAAAGACACCTTCGATGTTCGAAAATTACGAGCAGGTAAACCATATACTCTTTTAGCAAAAAAAGATTCTACAGAACAAGGACAAGTATTTATTTATCAACATAATAAAATAGATTATACAATAATCGATTTTACCGATTCAATTATCGCTCAAAAAGTCCAAAAACCAGTAAAATATATAGAAAAAACAGCCTCAGGAACAATTACAAGTTCACTATCTCAAACTTTAGATGAACAAGGCTTAAGTGCTGTAATTTCAAACGACCTATCAACTATTTATGCTTGGACAATTGACTTTTTTAGGCTACAAAAAAATGATAAATTTAAAATAGTATACGAAGAAAAATTTATTGACGATTCTATCTCGGCTGGAATTCATCAAATTAAAGCAGCTTATTTTGAACATGGTGGAAAACCTTTTTATGCTTTCAAATTTATTGCCGATTCAACTAAAATGATTGAAGATTATTATGATGATGAAGGTAAAGTACTAAGAAGGCAGTTTTTAAAAGCACCTTTAAAATTTAATTACAGAATTTCTTCAAGATATAATTTAAAAAGAAGAATTGCAATCTACGGTAATAGAGTAAGACCACACAAAGGAACAGATTTCACATCACCCGTAGGAACACCAATTATTGCCACAGCCAATGGTACCGTTACTGAATCTAGACGCAAAGGCGGAAATGGCAAATATGTGAAAATCAGACACAACGGAACATATTCAACTCAATATTTACACATGAGTAAACGTGCTGTAAAAGTTGGTGATGTTGTAAAACAAGGTGATATTATTGGATATGTTGGAATGACAGGAAACACTTCTGGCCCACACGTATGTTATCGATTTTGGAAAAATGGAAAACAAGTTGATCCACTAAAACAAAAGTTACCAGAAGCAGAACCAATGAAGGAAGAAATAATACCTGTATATCTTAATTCTATCGTTGATATGAAATCTAAGATAGATTCTATTGTTTTTACTGAAATTTCTTCGGAAATTGCTGCAAGATAA